A genomic window from Artemia franciscana chromosome 14, ASM3288406v1, whole genome shotgun sequence includes:
- the LOC136035584 gene encoding transitional endoplasmic reticulum ATPase-like yields MVTRSEKEENPQGLTGMYDKKGDDLATAILDSKKVRPNRLIVEDAVIDDNSVIGLSQAKMDELNLFKGDTVLVKGKKRKETICILLSDGEVPNEKIRMNRVIRNNLRVRLGNVISVQACPDVKYGKRIHVLPIDDTVEGLTGSLFDVYLKPYFLEAYRPVMKGDIFIVRGGMRAVEFKVVDTDPSPYCIVAPDTLIHCEGTPIKREEEEEALNAIGYDDIGGVRKQLAQIKEMVELPLRHPQLFKAIGVKPPRGILLYGPPGTGKTLIAKAVANETGAFFYLINGPEIMSKMAGESESNLRKAFEEAEKNSPAIIFIDELDSIAPKREKTHGEVERRIVSQLLTLMDGLKQRAHVIVMGATNRPNSIDPALRRFGRFDREVDIGIPDTTGRLEILRIHTKNMKLADDVVLEQVAAETHGHVGADLAALCSEAALQQIREKMDLIDLEEDIIDAEVLDSLAVTMENFRHAIGKSTPSALRETVVKVPNVTWNDIGGLENVKKELQELVQYPVEHPEKFLKFGMSPSKGVLFYGPPGCGKTLLAKAIANECQANFISIKGPELLTMWFGESEANVRDVFDKARSAAPCVLFFDELDSIAKARGGSQGDAGGAADRVINQILTEMDGMVTKKNVFIIGATNRPDIIDSAMLRPGRLDQLIYIPLPDEKSREAILKANLLKSPIAPDIDLVFLARSTNGFSGADLTEICQRAVKMAIRESIEADIRRTKEREQNPDMDMEVEDEDPVPEITKHHFEEAMKLARRSVSDADIWKYEMFSQTLQQSRGIGTNFRFPAGGGAGAGQPTGVSGQGNFEDNGDGDLYDLSPLFMTL; encoded by the coding sequence ATGGTGACAAgatcagaaaaagaagaaaatcctcAAGGTTTGACTGGCATGTATGATAAGAAAGGAGATGATCTGGCCACAGCCATTCTGGATTCTAAGAAAGTCCGTCCAAATCGGCTTATTGTTGAAGATGCCGTCATTGATGACAATTCTGTGATAGGCTTGTCTCAGGCCAAAATGGACGAGCTAAATCTGTTCAAAGGGGACACAGTTCTAGtcaaaggaaagaaaagaaaggagacAATTTGTATTTTGCTTTCGGATGGAGAAGTGCCAAATGAGAAGATCCGCATGAATCGAGTCATCAGAAATAATCTTCGGGTTCGACTTGGAAACGTGATATCAGTTCAGGCATGCCCTGATGTCAAATATGGCAAAAGAATTCATGTTCTTCCCATAGATGATACTGTTGAAGGACTTACAGGCTCGCTTTTTGATGTCTACCTTAAGCCATATTTCCTGGAAGCCTACAGACCAGTTATGAAAGGCGATATTTTCATAGTTAGAGGAGGAATGAGGGCAGTTGAATTTAAAGTAGTAGACACCGACCCAAGTCCATATTGCATTGTTGCTCCAGATACGCTAATTCATTGTGAAGGCACGCCGATCAAACGTGAGGAGGAAGAAGAAGCCCTGAATGCCATTGGATATGATGACATTGGCGGTGTAAGAAAGCAACTTGCCCAGATCAAAGAAATGGTGGAACTGCCATTGCGTCACCCTCAGTTGTTCAAGGCTATTGGTGTGAAACCACCCAGAGGAATCCTTCTTTACGGTCCACCAGGTACTGGCAAAACCTTGATAGCTAAAGCTGTTGCCAATGAGACGGGAGCCTTTTTTTACTTGATCAATGGGCCTGAAATTATGTCAAAAATGGCAGGTGAATCCGAATCAAATCTTAGAAAGGCCTTTGAAGAGGCTGAGAAAAATTCACCGGCGATTATTTTCATTGACGAGCTAGATTCTATTGCtcccaaaagagaaaaaacccATGGTGAAGTAGAACGTCGTATAGTGTCCCAGCTTTTGACCTTGATGGACGGTTTGAAGCAACGTGCACATGTCATTGTAATGGGGGCAACTAATAGGCCGAATTCCATCGATCCGGCCTTAAGACGATTTGGACGTTTCGACCGAGAAGTGGACATTGGAATCCCAGATACAACAGGGCGTCTTGAAATTCTGCGAATTCATACTAAGAATATGAAACTGGCTGATGATGTTGTTTTAGAGCAGGTTGCGGCCGAAACTCATGGTCATGTTGGTGCAGACTTGGCAGCCCTCTGTTCAGAAGCAGCATTGCAGCAGATTAGAGAAAAGATGGATCTGATTGATTTAGAAGAGGACATCATTGATGCTGAAGTTCTTGATTCCCTGGCTGTGACAATGGAGAATTTCAGGCATGCCATTGGTAAGTCTACTCCAAGCGCATTGCGCGAGACAGTTGTGAAAGTACCTAACGTTACCTGGAATGATATTGGGGGATTAGAAAACGTGAAGAAAGAGCTCCAAGAGCTTGTTCAATATCCTGTTGAACATCCTGAGAAGTTCTTAAAGTTTGGCATGTCACCCTCAAAAGGTGTATTATTCTATGGTCCACCTGGATGTGGTAAAACGCTTTTAGCCAAAGCTATTGCTAATGAATGTCAGGCTAATTTTATTAGCATCAAAGGCCCAGAATTACTCACTATGTGGTTTGGTGAATCCGAAGCCAATGTCAGGGATGTTTTTGATAAGGCACGTTCTGCGGCGCCGTGTGTTTTGTTCTTCGATGAGTTGGATTCAATTGCAAAAGCACGAGGTGGCTCTCAGGGTGATGCAGGAGGTGCTGCTGACAGAGTAATCAACCAAATCCTTACAGAGATGGACGGGATGGTCACAAAGAAGAACGTGTTTATCATTGGTGCAACCAACCGACCCGATATTATCGATTCTGCCATGCTGCGACCAGGTCGTCTCGATCAGCTTATCTATATTCCTCTCCCTGACGAGAAATCCCGTGAGGCCATCTTAAAGGCAAACCTTCTTAAATCACCAATCGCCCCTGACATTGACTTGGTTTTCCTAGCTCGTAGTACTAATGGCTTTTCCGGTGCTGATTTGACAGAAATATGTCAAAGAGCTGTTAAAATGGCCATTCGTGAATCTATCGAAGCAGATATTAGAAGAACTAAAGAGAGGGAGCAGAATCCAGATATGGATATGGAGGTGGAGGATGAGGACCCTGTGCCAGAAATAACCAAGCACCATTTCGAAGAAGCCATGAAGTTGGCTCGTCGCTCCGTCTCGGATGCTGACATATGGAAGTATGAAATGTTCAGTCAGACTTTACAACAATCCCGAGGTATAGGAACTAACTTCAGGTTTCCTGCTGGTGGTGGAGCAGGTGCAGGGCAGCCAACGGGTGTCTCCGGGCAGGGCAACTTTGAAGATAACGGAGATGGAGACCTGTATGATTTAAGTCCTTTATTTATGActctttag
- the LOC136035586 gene encoding transitional endoplasmic reticulum ATPase-like, with amino-acid sequence MVTRSEKEENPQGLTGMYDKKGDDLATAILDSKKVRPNRLIVEDAVIDDNSVIGLSQAKMDELNLFKGDTVLVKGKKRKETICILLSDGEVPNEKIRMNRVIRNNLRVRLGNVISVQACPDVKYGKRIHVLPIDDTVEGLTGSLFDVYLKPYFLEAYRPVMKGDIFIVRGGMRAVEFKVVDTDPSPYCIVAPDTLIHCEGTPIKREEEEEALNATGYDDIGGVRKQLAQIKEMVELPLRHPQLFKAIGVKPPRGILLYGPPGTGKTLIAKAVANETGAFFYLINGPEIMSKMAGESESNLRKAFEEAEKNSPAIIFIDELDSIAPKREKTHGEVERRIVSQLLTLMDGLKQRAHVIVMGATNRPNSIDPALRRFGRFDREVDIGIPDTTGRLEILRIHTKNMKLADDVDLEQVAAETHGHVGADLAALCSEAALQQIREKMDLIDLEEDIIDAEVLDSLAVTMENFRHAMGKSTPSALRETVVKVPNVTWNDIGGLENVKKELQELVQYPVEHPEKFLKFGMSPSKGVLFYGPPGCGKTLLAKAIANECQANFISIKGPELLTMWFGESEANVRDVFDKARSAAPCVLFFDELDSIAKARGGSQGDAGGSADRVINQILTEMDGMGTKKNVFIIGATNRPDIIDSAILRPGRLDQLIYIPLPDEKSREAILKANLRKSPIAPDIDLVFLARSTNGFSGADLTEICQRAVKMAIRESIEADIRRTKEREKNPDMDMEVEDEDPVPEITKHHFEEAMKLARRSVSDADIWKYEMFSQTLQQSRGIGTNFRFPAGGGAGAGQPTGVSGQGNFEDNGDGDLYDLSPLFMTL; translated from the coding sequence ATGGTGACAAgatcagaaaaagaagaaaatcctcAAGGTTTGACTGGCATGTATGATAAGAAAGGAGATGATCTGGCCACAGCCATTCTGGATTCTAAGAAAGTCCGTCCAAATCGGCTTATTGTTGAAGATGCCGTCATTGATGACAATTCTGTGATAGGCTTGTCTCAGGCCAAAATGGACGAGCTAAATCTGTTCAAAGGGGACACAGTTCTAGtcaaaggaaagaaaagaaaggagacAATTTGTATTTTGCTTTCGGATGGAGAAGTGCCAAATGAGAAGATCCGCATGAATCGAGTCATCAGAAATAATCTTCGGGTTCGACTTGGAAACGTGATATCAGTTCAGGCATGCCCTGATGTCAAATATGGCAAAAGAATTCATGTTCTTCCCATAGATGATACTGTTGAAGGACTTACAGGCTCGCTTTTTGATGTCTACCTTAAGCCATATTTCCTGGAAGCCTACAGACCAGTTATGAAAGGCGATATTTTCATAGTTAGAGGAGGAATGAGGGCAGTTGAATTTAAAGTAGTAGACACCGACCCAAGTCCATATTGCATTGTTGCTCCAGATACGCTAATTCATTGTGAAGGCACGCCGATCAAACGTGAGGAGGAAGAAGAAGCCCTGAATGCCACTGGATATGATGACATTGGCGGTGTAAGAAAACAACTTGCCCAGATCAAAGAAATGGTGGAACTGCCATTGCGTCACCCTCAGTTGTTCAAGGCTATTGGTGTGAAACCACCCAGAGGAATCCTTCTTTACGGTCCACCAGGTACTGGCAAAACCTTGATAGCTAAAGCTGTTGCCAATGAGACGGGAGCCTTTTTTTACCTGATCAATGGGCCTGAAATTATGTCAAAAATGGCAGGTGAATCCGAATCAAATCTTAGAAAGGCCTTTGAAGAGGCTGAGAAAAATTCACCGGCGATTATTTTCATTGACGAGCTAGATTCTATTGCtcccaaaagagaaaaaacccATGGTGAAGTAGAACGTCGTATAGTGTCCCAGCTTTTGACCTTGATGGACGGTTTGAAGCAACGTGCACATGTCATTGTAATGGGGGCAACTAATAGGCCGAATTCCATCGATCCGGCTTTAAGACGATTTGGACGTTTCGACCGAGAAGTGGACATTGGAATCCCAGATACAACAGGGCGTCTTGAAATTCTGCGAATTCATACTAAGAATATGAAACTGGCTGATGATGTTGATTTAGAGCAGGTTGCGGCCGAAACTCATGGTCATGTTGGTGCAGACTTGGCAGCCCTCTGTTCAGAAGCAGCATTGCAGCAGATTAGAGAAAAGATGGATCTGATTGATTTAGAAGAGGACATCATTGATGCTGAAGTTCTTGATTCCCTGGCTGTGACAATGGAGAATTTCAGGCATGCCATGGGTAAGTCTACTCCAAGCGCATTGCGCGAGACAGTTGTGAAAGTACCTAACGTTACCTGGAATGATATTGGGGGATTAGAAAACGTGAAGAAAGAGCTCCAAGAGCTTGTTCAATATCCTGTTGAACATCCTGAGAAGTTCTTAAAGTTTGGCATGTCACCCTCAAAAGGTGTATTATTCTATGGTCCACCTGGATGTGGTAAAACGCTTTTAGCCAAAGCTATTGCTAATGAATGTCAGGCTAATTTTATTAGCATCAAAGGCCCAGAATTACTCACTATGTGGTTTGGTGAATCCGAAGCCAATGTCAGGGATGTTTTTGATAAGGCACGTTCTGCGGCGCCGTGTGTTTTGTTCTTCGATGAGTTGGATTCAATTGCAAAAGCTCGAGGTGGCTCTCAGGGTGATGCAGGAGGTTCTGCTGACAGAGTAATCAACCAAATCCTTACAGAGATGGACGGGATGGGCACAAAGAAGAACGTGTTTATCATTGGTGCAACCAACCGACCCGATATTATCGATTCTGCCATCCTGCGACCAGGTCGTCTCGATCAGCTTATCTATATTCCTCTCCCTGACGAGAAATCCCGTGAGGCCATCTTAAAGGCAAACCTTCGTAAATCACCAATCGCCCCTGACATTGACTTGGTTTTCCTAGCTCGTAGTACTAATGGCTTTTCCGGTGCTGATTTGACAGAAATATGTCAAAGAGCTGTTAAAATGGCCATTCGTGAATCTATCGAGGCAGATATTAGAAGAACTAAAGAGAGGGAGAAGAATCCAGATATGGATATGGAGGTGGAGGATGAGGACCCTGTGCCAGAAATAACCAAGCACCATTTCGAAGAAGCCATGAAGTTGGCACGTCGCTCCGTCTCGGATGCTGACATATGGAAGTATGAAATGTTCAGTCAGACTTTACAACAATCCCGAGGTATAGGAACTAACTTCAGGTTTCCTGCTGGTGGTGGAGCAGGTGCAGGGCAGCCAACGGGTGTCTCCGGGCAGGGCAACTTTGAAGATAACGGAGATGGAGACCTGTATGATTTAAGTCCTTTATTTATGActctttag